The segment GTTTCGTCCTATCCACAAGCTTTAAAGCTTCTTGATATGCCTTACTCCTCTTGGCCAATTCTTTTCCCTCCCCGTGGTTTTATCGGAAGAATAACTCCTCCCACTTTATTGAATCCTTTTGACTTAATTATTCTACTACCGTTATGCCCATACTACGGGCTGTACCTTCTATCATCCTCATCGCTGCTTCCAGGCTCGCAGCATTTAAGTCCTTCATTTTAAGTTCGGCAATTTCTTTTATATCCTTTTTGGTTACCTTGCCCACCTTGTTTTTATTGGGCTCTCCCGAACCCTTTTCTACACCAGCAGCCTTCATTAGAAGCACCGATGCCGGCGGTGTCTTTAAAATAAAAGTGAAGGACCTATCCTGATATACGGTGATTTCGACAGGAATTATTAATCCTGCCTGAGCGGC is part of the Thermovenabulum gondwanense genome and harbors:
- the rplK gene encoding 50S ribosomal protein L11, whose protein sequence is MAKKVVAMVKLQIPAGKATPAPPVGPALGPTGINIMNFCKEFNERTAAQAGLIIPVEITVYQDRSFTFILKTPPASVLLMKAAGVEKGSGEPNKNKVGKVTKKDIKEIAELKMKDLNAASLEAAMRMIEGTARSMGITVVE